One region of Danio aesculapii chromosome 7, fDanAes4.1, whole genome shotgun sequence genomic DNA includes:
- the en2a gene encoding homeobox protein engrailed-2a, whose protein sequence is MDENEQSARDVEQRGASDESNSAIRPLLQAPGNLQLPHRITNFFIDNILRPDFGRKKEANITRYEDNHGARENHNPTGPSTGQVGSTVPVEGASTTNTSSEGKEAETESEEPLKPRGENVDQCLGSESDSSQSNSNGQTGQGMLWPAWVYCTRYSDRPSSGPRSRKPKKKAASKEDKRPRTAFTAEQLQRLKAEFQTNRYLTEQRRQSLAQELGLNESQIKIWFQNKRAKIKKASGVKNGLAIHLMAQGLYNHSTTSKEDKSDSD, encoded by the exons ATGGATGAGAATGAGCAGAGCGCAAGAGACGTGGAACAGCGAGGAGCGTCGGACGAGTCCAACAGTGCCATACGACCCCTTCTGCAAGCTCCAGGAAACCTGCAGCTGCCCCACCGAATCACAAACTTCTTCATCGACAACATCCTGCGACCAGATTTTGGCCGTAAGAAAGAAGCAAATATCACGCGCTATGAGGATAATCACGGCGCACGAGAGAATCACAACCCTACGGGTCCTAGCACGGGACAGGTGGGAAGTACTGTACCGGTGGAAGGAGCTTCCACAACGAATACGAGCAGCGAAGGAAAGGAGGCAGAGACAGAGAGCGAAGAACCCCTGAAGCCCCGCGGGGAGAATGTGGATCAGTGCTTGGGTTCAGAATCGGATAGTTCACAGAGCAATTCAAACGGACAGACTGGTCAGGGTATGCTGTGGCCCGCTTGGGTTTACTGCACACGCTACTCGGACAGGCCGTCGTCAG GTCCCAGGTCTCGTAAACCAAAGAAGAAAGCCGCAAGTAAAGAAGACAAACGACCACGCACGGCCTTCACGGCGGAGCAGCTTCAGAGACTCAAGGCCGAGTTCCAGACCAACCGCTACCTGACCGAGCAGCGGCGGCAGAGTCTGGCGCAGGAACTGGGCCTCAACGAATCTCAGATTAAAATCTGGTTCCAAAACAAGCGGGCCAAAATCAAAAAGGCCAGCGGCGTCAAGAACGGTCTGGCAATACACCTGATGGCACAGGGACTGTACAACCACAGCACCACGTCAAAGGAGGACAAATCAGACAGTGACTGA